In one Juglans regia cultivar Chandler chromosome 11, Walnut 2.0, whole genome shotgun sequence genomic region, the following are encoded:
- the LOC109003354 gene encoding DAR GTPase 3, chloroplastic isoform X1, producing the protein MAIQLSGLWLPNSPAIPGLFLQFPTTKPKSSPTALAAAASFSSPPSTIQIVGGKVPSWHENGNANSKDGCHGESDWVELDADLYHWTKALRPVQWYPGHIAKTEKQLKEQLKLMDVVIEVRDARIPLSTSHPQMDSWLGNRKRILVLNREDMISTADRNAWATYFSRQGMKVVFSNGQLGLGTMKLGRLAKALSADVNVRRRAKGLLPRAVRAGIVGYPNVGKSSLINRLLKRRMCPAAPRPGVTRELKWVRFGNDLELLDSPGMIPMRIGDQSAAIKLAICDDIGERSYDVADVAAILVQMLARLSSVGTKPLYNRYKIDVDGQCGKTFVQKLALHLFSGDTHQAAFRILSDFRKGKFGWIALERPPS; encoded by the exons ATGGCGATTCAGCTCTCAGGCCTATGGCTTCCAAACTCTCCTGCAATCCCGGGACTCTTCCTTCAGTTCCCGACAACCAAACCCAAGTCATCTCCAACGGCTCTCGCAGCTGCAGCTTCTTTCTCGTCCCCACCTTCCACCATCCAG ATTGTTGGTGGGAAAGTTCCCAGTTGGCATGAAAATGGGAATGCCAATTCCAAAGATGGATGTCATGGAGAGAGTGATTGGGTTGAGCTGGATGCTGATCTTTATCACTGGACAAAGGCACTGCGACCTGTTCAG TGGTATCCTGGTCATATagcaaaaacagaaaaacagCTTAAAGAGCAACTTAAGCTAATGGATGTGGTGATAGAGGTGCGAGACGCAAGAATTCCATTGTCAACTAGTCATCCACAG ATGGATTCGTGGCTGGGAAATAGGAAAAGAATTCTGGTGTTGAATAGAGAAGACATGATATCCACGGCAGACCGAAATGCTTGGGCTACTTATTTTTCAAGGCAAGGAATGAAGGTTGTCTTTTCCAATGGGCAACTCGGGCTG GGCACTATGAAGCTGGGGCGGTTAGCAAAGGCATTATCAGCAGATGTGAATGTCAGACGCAGAGCCAAAGGACTACTTCCACGGGCG gTACGAGCTGGAATAGTTGGATATCCAAATGTTGGAAAATCATCTTTGATAAACCGTTTGCTGAAGCGAAGAATGTGTCCAGCAGCTCCCAGACCAGGTGTCACAAGAGAGTTGAA GTGGGTTCGTTTTGGAAATGACCTTGAGTTGCTGGACTCTCCTGGAATGATTCCGATGCGGATTGGTGATCAGTCAGCTGCAATAAAGCTTGCTATATGTGATGACATTGGAGAGAGATCATATGATGTTGCTGATGTTGCTGCAATTCTTGTACAGATGTTGGCAAGGCTTTCATCAGTCG GCACAAAACCTCTTTACAACCGTTACAAGATTGATGTGGATGGTCAATGTGGTAAAAC ATTCGTTCAGAAGCTTGCACTTCACTTGTTCAGTGGTGACACTC